CCTCTCCTCTCCGAGTGCCCAGACGTAGAGACACGCGATTCCCAGCCCCACTGTCAGCCCGATCGATACCACACTCCCCAACGACAACGATGCGTTGGCCATCACCGTCCCCAACGGTAGCACGTTCCCGGCCATTCCCATTGTGATCAGTTACCACAACTCTCGAACACCATTGAGATAGTACTTTTGATCCATGCAATAACTCCCGTGATGGTTTTCCCTCCCGGCCCACGCCCCATCCGAGTTTCAGACGGCACATAGCCCGCTCTCACGACGCGGTCGGCCGTAGACGAGTTCGCTTTCCTCCCCCCTGAGGGCAGTGATTCTGCACCGAACGACGGACGCTCTCGGATGAAACCCGCTCGCCCGTGGCTCCTGCCCGCCGGTTCGTCCACGGCACGGTTCACTCCCGCCCGAGTCGCTTCCCCCTCCCCGTCCATCGAAACCTCTCGATTAGCCCGTCCGCGGGTCGTCTCAGACCCTGTCCGTCGTTTCACCGTCCTCGTCCGGCCTCAGACCGGCACGAACAACTCCCTGGTGTACGATTCAACACCGACCGCACGATGGGGTTTCGATCCCGTCGACGGCGTGGAGTTTCCTTTCTCCTCCGTCCCTGAATGTCAGTATCGTAGTACGAAATCGAGATACATACACAATTTCTCACCAATCCATACTACAATCACGTATTAAACGACGTGTAGACGCGTTCGGTTGTTATTCGGACAAAATACGTTCTGATTGTGGAATTTTTATTCCGGGACCCGGAGAGATACAGAAGTTTATAGCTTCGGATCGTTCAGCGCTTCATGGGAACGAAAAGGCAGCCCAACCGGCCCGATAACCGTCTAGGAATCCTTGGCTGGTTTTCGTTACTGGGATTCGTTAGCATGGTCGGGCTGTATTACGCCGATGTGATTACCGAGGGAAACGGCCTACCACCGACGACGAGCCTCCCTATCGGGATCATAGCCGGTCTAGGCGCCCTCCTCTTTTGGTTGGGGAACGACCCGACTTCGAAATAGGCCGGGTCGTACTGTGACGGGTAGAACGTACCCTACGACCACGGGGTCGACGTGGCCCGCTCGAATCCACCGAACGAGTTCTGATACGGGTCACGCCGCGTATCCCGCCGGTCCGCTCGTCCTCGTTCGTCCTCGTATCCCACGAACGCGCGCGGGTGAACAATGGGCCGCTCGATAGCGGAGTCGCACGTCTTTCCAGCGTGATTCGGGGCGGGTGATCGATACGTGGTCGCTCGTTGGATACCAGCAAAACCGTGGAGGGTTCCGATCACTACCGTCCCGTCGTGCATCAGTTCCTCGATGAGGGGGCCTTCGAGGCCGCCGTGGCCTCTACCGAAGCGTCTCGACTGCTGTCTTCCGGCGGCTTTTCACGCCAGATATAGGTCGAGAACACGACGAACAGCGTTTCGAGTACGAGTGCCCCGATGATGCCCCACGTCCAGATCGGAAGTCCAAACGCCAACTCGGCGTTCCATGCCGGTGGAGCGTACCAGGGGACCATAATAGCGAGAATACCGCCGAGACCGATCCAGAAAACCGTGGTCTGTGCCGGAAGGATGTATCGGGTATCCGGTTCGCCGTCCTCCGTAACGGCGATCGAGTTGTACCGAAGAATTCGTTTTGCCCGCTCCGTTTCTTCGTCCTGCCCCGAGAGATAGCTCCCGCCCACTAGAACCGCGGAGTTCGCGATGAGGCCGATGATACCCGCGTGAAAGCTGTATACTTCGGGGTTTCCGCTCGCATAGAGCGCGATCGCGACCGCACACCCGACGAGCATCCCTGCAATAGCAGGCGTGTTTTTCACTCGATGGGTGTAGAGGCCGAAGAGGAACAGCGGCGTCGCCTGGAGCAAGAACTCGAACTTCAACTCGGTCCACGTCCAGATGGTGAGCGACGGTCTGAACGAGATGCCGAGCGCTACCAGTAACGACAACGCCAGGAAGACTCGACTCACGTTGATGACCCTGCTATCCGTCGCCTCCGGTTCGATGAATCGCCCGTAGAGGTCCTTCGCCAACACCATCGAGACGACCATCACCGCCGCCCCAGCCGTAGAGAGTGTCGCCATGATCACCCCGAGGGCGATCAGCGATGGCAGCAGCGTACTCCCCTCTAACTGGACGAAGGCACCGAGCAAGTACGGCACGACCTGCTCGGATTGGGACTCGGACAGCGCCGGGAAGACGCCGCTGGCGAACATCCCGATGATCCAAAGCGTGAACGCAGCAAAGAAGAAAACGGGCGCCTGTAGTCTGAACGTCCGCCTGAGGTTCTCCGCGTCCCGAACGCCGAGGTAGAACTGCTGAATGTGGATGTACGTCGGGAGGCCGAGGAGGATCAGAACGATCGTGCTGTACCAACCCTGCATCGTTGCCATCTCCGGAATCGTCAGTTTGCTCGGGGCCTCCTGCCAGACGGTGTCCATCTGTGCGGTGAAGCCGCCCAACGTCCCGATCAGGAGCAGCATCAGCGATAGCGAGAACAGCATCAACGCCCCCTGTACTGCCGCGGTCAGTGCGGTCCCCCGGAACCCGCCGAGGCCGACGTAGAGGAGGATGACGATGGCGAACAGGACGATGACCGCTTGGTAGGGTAGTACGCCCCCGGACGCGACGTTGCCGAGATACCCCATCGCGAAGAACTGCTCGGTGAACTGGACGAAGGTCCCCCAGAGGAGGAAAAAGACGGCGATGAAGGCGACCTTCGAGTTGAAGCGATGCTCGAGGTAATCGATCGGCGACGTGTACTCCCATTTGATGCCGAGGTTGATGAGCGGCGGTGCGACGATGAGAGAACCGATGACTGCAGCGACCATGAATTGCGGATACACCAGAAACCACGCCCCCGATCGATACGTTTCCGCGGCATAGCCCAGGAACGAGTTTCCGCTGTAGGAATCGGCGAAGATCGTGAGTGCGATGATCACGAACCCCAGCGACTTGCTCGCCGAGAAGAAATCGTCCGCATCGACGCCGACCCGTTTGTTGTATGAATACCAGCCGATGTAGATCATCACTGCGAGGCCGACGATCGTCAGGATCGCTATGTCCCACCCGAGGGAGACCTCCTGGGGTTCCACTTGCATGTTATCGATTCAAACCCCAGTGAAGGGCCGTTCGGCAGACTCCTGCCCGTCGTGGTTCGGTATGGTATGCTTCGGTAGTGACTGTCATGGAATATGGTTACGGACTACGAGGAGCGGCGGCCAAAAACCTTGCCATACTCCCTCACGATACGGGATCGGGATCATCGGCCGCTCGTGCCGTCCCACCCGCTTGCGTCCAGTCGGGAACCGCGGGCCACGGTTCGCGTATGGGGCTTCGTCTCCGTCGGTGGCGGTATTGCGGTCACCAGGACCCGAAACGCTCGCGGTGTTCGGTCATACTACCCGTTGCTTCGAGCGCTAGCAACAGCTTGATTCGCGCCTTGTGGGCCGGCAAGTCGTCCCCGCTGATCGCGCCGTGGTTCTCCAGCGTTTGGCCGCCGCCGTTTCCATAGACTGCACTGAGCGTCCCGGCGTGCGTTCGCGACGTTACGACGACCGGAATCCCCCCATCGATCGCCGCCGCGACGGCATCGCTCAGCGTCTCGCTCGTGTTCCCGAGCCCGAACCCGTCGAGGACGATCCCGTCGTCGCCCCGCTCGATCGCGGACCGGATCTGGTGATCGTCCATCCCCTGTCCTGACGAGACGATCGAGACGGTCCTGTCGGTACGCAGCGCCGGGAGATCGACC
The DNA window shown above is from Halalkalicoccus sp. NIPERK01 and carries:
- a CDS encoding sodium:solute symporter, whose protein sequence is MQVEPQEVSLGWDIAILTIVGLAVMIYIGWYSYNKRVGVDADDFFSASKSLGFVIIALTIFADSYSGNSFLGYAAETYRSGAWFLVYPQFMVAAVIGSLIVAPPLINLGIKWEYTSPIDYLEHRFNSKVAFIAVFFLLWGTFVQFTEQFFAMGYLGNVASGGVLPYQAVIVLFAIVILLYVGLGGFRGTALTAAVQGALMLFSLSLMLLLIGTLGGFTAQMDTVWQEAPSKLTIPEMATMQGWYSTIVLILLGLPTYIHIQQFYLGVRDAENLRRTFRLQAPVFFFAAFTLWIIGMFASGVFPALSESQSEQVVPYLLGAFVQLEGSTLLPSLIALGVIMATLSTAGAAVMVVSMVLAKDLYGRFIEPEATDSRVINVSRVFLALSLLVALGISFRPSLTIWTWTELKFEFLLQATPLFLFGLYTHRVKNTPAIAGMLVGCAVAIALYASGNPEVYSFHAGIIGLIANSAVLVGGSYLSGQDEETERAKRILRYNSIAVTEDGEPDTRYILPAQTTVFWIGLGGILAIMVPWYAPPAWNAELAFGLPIWTWGIIGALVLETLFVVFSTYIWREKPPEDSSRDASVEATAASKAPSSRN